A region of the Bacillus sp. NP247 genome:
TTTTCCCCGCTTAGGTTTTTATGGGCGGGTGGAGAAGCTGTAATCGTTTTTTATGTACTAAGTGGTTTTGTTTTATCTATGGCACTTTATCATTCAAAAACAAATTATTGGGGATATTTAATTAAGCGATTTGTAAGAATCTATATCCCTTATTATTTTTGGATAATCATTACCTTTGCTTTATTTATTTTGTTTTCACCGTATGAAGTGGCAGGACTACGGGATTGGTTCTATGATAGGTGGCAAGGGTCTATAACAAAATTAGATATTATAAACCACTTTGTGCTTCTTAATAACTTTTTTACGGAAAATTATAATCCAGTTATTTGGTCATTGGCTCAAGAAATGCGTATATCTATTGTGTTTCCTTTGTTATTCCTTCTTTTTTATAAACTGAGTTGGAAGAAAACGATACTAATTGCTTTGAGCTTTTCTTTAATTAGTGTTTTTCTTAATATGTTGCATATTGGGAAAGCTGAGGGATTTTATAATGGTTATGCTGATACACTGCATTTTACATCCATGTTTATGGTTGGAATGTTACTTTTTAAGCATCAGGAAAAACTTATCTACTCATATAGGAATATGAAAAAATTTAATAAAGGATTTCTTATTGCACTAGGGATTATTTTATATTTATATTCCATTTTAATTTATGGTATTTCCCGTAATGATACTACTTTCTTATTAAAAGATTGGGGTGTCGTAATGGGTGTTAGTATATTTATTATAATGGCGATGAGTAACCTTAAAGTAAAAGTATTTTTAAATAAGAGTGTGTTTGTATACTTAGGAGAAATTTCATACAGTATCTATTTGTGCCACTTTCCAATCATGATGGTACTATTTAAACTTTTGTATACAAAGATACCTATCTTCTTACTTCTTACTTTATGTATTACAATGACACTACTTTTTTCTATAATATCGTATCATTTAATTGAAAAGAAATGTATCAACTGGGCAAAACAAAGAACAACTAATTTTCGAAAAAAAGTGTAATGCTTGAGGGAATCTTCTTTCTTTAGTAAATATACGTATATTACCGGTTCCTAAGTGTATTAGGAATCGGTCAATTATAGATTCTATATAAACATACTAAAATTGAATGAATTTTTAATTTTATATATAACTTCAAAAATCCTCTTACTAAAGAGAATCTTCGTAACGTTTATCCAAACATAGCTGAAAATACAATTAGTAAAACGCTAGTTTCCTAGTAGCCGCTTGGTCATATAAAGCTAGTTTCAAGAGTACAGGTTTAATTCTATATTAATAATTATTAGGGGTAACAATACATCGATATCTATATCTAGAATGTTATATAAAACTATTGAATATTTTATTCGTAAAAACTGAGGTGTAAAATGAACTTTATTTCCGAACTACTTGTTAACGTTGCAATTCCTACAATACAACTCACATTTTTGTTACTACTCATATTTGTTTTCAGCTACTTTGTAGTATACAAAAAGGTGTGTAAAGGTGGGGGGGAATTTACCGTACAACAAATTATATTGTTTATATTAATAATAGGATATTATTCCCTTGCATTATCAGCTACTTCATTTGGTCGTCCAGATGATATAACTTTTGCAAGAACAATTGACTTTGATGTACTTAGTGTTTATAAAAAAGCATGGAATACCTTTTCATTTTCTTCTTTTTTCCATATCATTGTGAATATAGGTATGCTTTTTCCGTTAGGAATTTTATTACCTTTAGTTAGTAATGTTTTTCAAAAAACAAAATGGATGTTAATCAGCTCAATTATAGCAAGTTTATTGATTGAAACCCTTGAATTTACAATGCAACGTGGAAGTATGGAACTAGCCGATTTACTTCATAATACTTTAGGAATGATGCTAGGATATTCTATGGTAAATATAGTTCTTATATTGTTGAAGAAAAAAGAAACGGATATACAAATGATCAAATATTTATTTCTTCCGATTACAGTAAGTTTTGTTGCACTTGGAATAATGATTTCGTATCAAATGAAGGAATTTGGGAATACGCCTTTAGATCCCATTACAAAAATAGACATGACTGATGTCACTATAAAAACATCAATAGAGTTAAAAGACGAAGGTAAAAAAATGCCTGTTTACAAAGAGGAAATTCCAAACATGTCTGATGACAATGAGCCAGTTACAAAAAAATTACATATTCGAGATGTTGAAATTCTGTCTCCTAAAGAAGCATTTCAAAAACTAAAACAAGGAGACTTTGATCCTATAATATCTTTCAAAGCAGGTGATACATTAGTCATTACAGATTATAATATAGATTACCACGCTGATTCGAAAGGTTTTTCTCAACCTATATATGTTTTTCAAGTACGCTTAAATGATAATGACAAAGATAGTTGGTCTCAACCTATTTCTGCGAGAAAATAACATAGATTTTCATGTTTTTGTTCATGTGAAATAGTTCACTCCAGTTGTCGTGCTCATTTAAAAAATCTCCTATGGAATTTTATTGGAATTGAAAAACATTTTAGGAGAACAATTACATTGTGGGCTATTGTATAGTGTAGATATGAATAACAAAAAAGGGGGACTTATATATGTGGAAGCGATTTGTAGCGATTGGTGATAGTTTTACAGAGGGGATAGGGGATGAAGTTGAGGGAATAGCATTAAAAAGCTGGGTAGATCATTTTGTTCAACTGTGTATAAGCGATATAGAATATGCTAATTTTGCAAAGCGTGGGTTAGTAACTAAAGAAATTCGCTCACAGCAATTGGAAAAGGCAGTAACTTTTAATCCAGATTTGGTTAGTCTAATTGCAGGTGCAAACGATGTTTTAAAAGGACGTTGGAATCATGAAGCATATAAGAACGATATGGAATTTATGATAGATACATTAAGTAAAACAGATGCTGATATTATGATAGCAAACCTTCCAGATTTTACAGTTCGGCTTCCTTTTTCTTCTGAAAAAAAACAAGTATTAAAAGAGCAATTATTAGAGGCAAATGAAGTTATACTTTCACTGAGTAGAGAGTATAAGCTTCATCATGTTGACTTTTGGAATCATCATTTAGTTAATGACAATACGCTTTGGTCTACAGATTTAATTCATCCAAACTCAAAAGGATATGTAAAAGTTGCTGAATTAATTTTTAGTAGTTTGCCTGTACAGAAGACAGAATAATAGTTCGCAATTTAAAAAATATGATATTAATTGTATTAAGCGATGTTTTTTAGTAAGCGGAGAGAACTAAAAACTTAGCAAACAAACCGTATCTATGATATATTTCTACAGTAGTGTACAAATGCAGAATCACAAATAAAGATCACCTACGAAAATAGGTGGTCTTTAAACATTTTTTTGAATTGCTTCCGTAACATTAAATGGTCAATTTTTTGTAAAACACCTAAAAAAAACGTCACAGTACTCTGACGGAAAAATGGGGAATTTTTAATCTATTACTATTATTATTTATTCGTAACTTTTAAAGTATTTAACACTATTTTGGTTGCTTCTGCAATAAGTTTATCATCATATGTAGCATCCTCTTTATCATGATTAGAAAGTGTTGCAAGAATAATTGGCTTTTTATTTGGTGGCCAAATAATTGCAATATCATTCCTTGTTCCGTATGATCCTGCACCTGTTTTATCAGCTACTGCCCATCCTTTTGGTACGCCCGCACGAATCAAGTTATCTCCAGTTGTATTTCTCTTCATCCAATCTACAAATAGTTCACGTTTCTCAGGTGGAAGTACAGTTCCTAATGTAAAAGATTGAAGCGTCTTAGCAATCGCTTCTGGAGTACTGGTATCATGTGTTTCTCCTGGATTCACTTCATTTAATTCAGGTTCAAATCGTGCTGAATTAGTAACTGTATCACCAATTTCTCTCAATATTTTTTCAAGCTCGGAAGGACCACCTAATTGTTTAAGAATCAAATTATGTGACGTACTGTCACTATATCGAACAGAAGCATCAGCAAGTTCTTTTAAGAACATGGTGTTTTGTTAAGAAAACACCATGAAATGCAAATAACAACTATACAGAAAGCTAGTTCCCTATAGTATAGTGCATATGAAAAATCCCTCTTTACTATCTCCCACAAAAGAATCATGGCTGTAAACTGTATAAACTGTATTTTCAGAAATATTTCAAGCGTGTAAGAAAAATGAAAGGTAATTCAATATGAGAAAAACAACCTTACTACTACAATGAAAAACAGAAACAATCATAAAAATTATGAGATACGATATCAAGTTATTTTCGTGCTTATAACATTTGGCCATGTAGTCCAGTTTAAATAAGGAAATTCGAAACAGACCATTAATGAGTGGTACATTACTCGTATTTTAAAAAAGTCAAAATGTAGGCAGGCATCTTCTATCAAATCTCATTCTTAGTGTGTAAATTTGGAGGGAATTTTTCATATGAAAATAGTAAAAGTAAAAGATCTTAGTAAAGAATACAAAGGGAAGGTTTCACATACAGCACTTTCAAATATTAATTTAACAATTACAGAGGGGGAATTTGTTGGGATTATGGGCCCTTCGGGTAGTGGGAAAACAACCTTATTGAATATGATTTCTACTATTGACTCGCCAACTTCAGGAAGTGTATCCATTCATAATAAAAATCCGTATCAACTTTCACCCAATGATTTGGCCTTATTTCGCAGACAGGAATTAGGATTCGTCTTTCAATCCTTTAATCTGCTGCATACATTAACAGTAAAAGAGAATATGGTTCTTCCGCTCGTATTAGATGGCATGAATGTGAAAAGAATAAATAAACGAGTAGAATCTATTTCGAATAAATTAGGAATCAACGAAATCTTAAATAAACGAACATATGAAATATCAGGAGGGCAAGCTCAGCGAACAGCGATTGCCCGTGCACTCATTCACTCTCCTAAATTGGTTCTTGCGGATGAGCCGACAGGAAACTTAGATTCTAAAGCCTCTCAAGACGTAATGGAGATATTAACACTATTAAATAAAGAAGAAAAGGCGACAATGATGTTAGTAACGCACGATCCAGTTGCTGCAAGTTACTGTGACCGCATTATTTTTATTAAAGATGGACAGTTATACAATGAAGTTTGCTACAATGATGATCGCCCATTATTTTATAAACATATTATGGATAGTCTTTCTATGTTAGGAGGGGAATAAACATGACTTTTCGACAGCTCGCATTCAATAATGTTTTACGGAATAAACGAATATATCTTGGTCATTTTTTTAGTAGTACATTTGCGGTAATGATTTTCTTTACTTATGGGCTACTTGTCTTTCATCCGAATCTACAAGGTGAACTGACTCATGCAAGTACCATAATGAATACATTTGGGAAAATAGGATTTCAATTATCGTATTACTTAATCTTTGTTTTCTCTTTCTTATTTATTTTCTATTCTGTTAGCGCATTTTTAAAACATAGAAAAAAAGAGTTTGGATTATTAATGTTACATGGAATGTCTCATCAACAGCTTCATCGATTAATTTTTTTCGAAAACATGTTGATTGGAATCCCTTCTATACTAGCAGGCATTGGGATTGGGATGATTTTTTCTAAATTATTTTTACTAATTAGTGGGTCTTTATTGGGAATAGAGAATACGTTAGCATTTTACTTTCCATTAAAGTCTATGGGAGTAACAGCTATTTCCTTTTTTGTTTTATTCCTACTCATTTCATTATTTACATCAAAAATGGTGAAAATGAATGAACTTGTAGAACTCATAAAATCAGAGGAAAAACCAAAACCTGAGCCGAAAGCGTCCGTTTGGATATCCTTGTTGGCAATAATCTTAATTGGAGCAGGTTACTCCGCCGTCCACTACTGTATCGTCGCGGTCGATTTCATGAGTTTAAAACAATTACTTCTACTCGTAGGAGTAGGTGTCTTATTAATTGTATGTGGAACCTATTTTTTCTTTACTCAATTGTGTGTATATGTGATATACACTTTAAAAAATAGAGAAACTACATTCTTTAAAAGAACCAATCTCCTTGTTATTTCAGAATTAGCGTTCAGAATGAAAGATAATGCGAGAACGTTCTTTATCGTTACAATTATATCGGCTGTATCTTTTACAGCAATTGGAGTTTGTACGGCAATCGCAAATCCTGAATTGGCAAAAAGTGCGACCCCATATGCATTTACCTATCAATCGGATAAGGGAAATACACAAGAAAAATCCCATATTGAAGAGATAAAGAAACAATTAAAAGAATCTGGATTTTCTTATAAACTTGTAGCAACAAAATTTAAAAGGGCACAAAACGGGGCGATGTTAATTAATCTTTCTACGTATAATGAATACGCTAAAAAATTAGGGTATGAAATAGAAAAATTAACAAATGAAACTGAAAGTATCGCTATACTACCAAAGAAAAATTACACAAGTGCAGAGGATCGAAAAACATTGGAATTAAAACATGGTGAACTAGAAGTACCACTTTCTGTTCAAAAAACAATTTATATCCCAGAATTCGCCGAGATTGAAAAACCTTTTATTGTCTCTGATGCCGTTTACAGTAAAGTTCTAAATATACAACACGAAGGCGTACTCCGAGATTACACCATATACGGTTTTATCATAAAAAAATGGCCTGAAACAAGTGCAATTTCTACAAAACTTATGAAGTCCATTGGTACGAGTCAAGATGATTTTTATATCTTTTCATCTTTGTATTTAAAATGGCTTGAACTGAAACAACAAAATGGATTACTTTCTATTTCAAGTGTATTGGTGGGGATTGTATTTTTCGTATTTACGCTAAGTTTTTTATATTTCCGTCTATTTACTGATTTAGAACGTGATAAAGAGCAGTATCAAATGATTTCAAAATTAGGTTTAAGCCATAGTGAGTTAAAGAAAATAGTGACAAGACAAATGATGTTACTATTTTTCTTACCGATTGTAGTGGCTATGGCCCACAGCAGTTTTGCATTTCTAACTTTTCATCAATTAGGACAAACAGTAAGTAGGGAAATATCCGTAATTCAAAGTTCAATTGTTGTATTAATAAGCTTTATTTGTATGCAAATTATTTACTTCCTTATTATTAGAAATCACTATTTAAAACGCATATGTACAAAAATATATTTATAAAAAAGTAAACAAAAAATTCAAGGTGCATACTCAATCACTAATTATGGTTGGCTATGCACCTTTAGAATGTTAAAAATATACTAAGGTTAATATGTATTTGTTCCGATTTATTTTGATATTTTTGGCTTAATCATTTGTCAGTGGCTCAAAAAAAGGAATCATGGTCGTATCCCTTTTAGATAGCCTTAATAGGTATAAAATTTATAAATTTTTTTAGTTAATCTGTAAAATGGATAATATATTTAATGAAGCGCCCTGTAAACAGGGCGCTTTTTCAATTATATCCTACTCATCTAATTGGAGAGTCAACATGCTATTTTAAGTAAAGAAAAAAGATGGAAACCATCTCTATTAAGTTTATTAATTAAGAAACAATAAATATACGCTTTATTGGATACTTGTTGCATTTGAGGGGGGATGTAAGATATCATCTTTTTTAAATAAGTAAAATATAAAACACTAAACGAACTTTAAAAATTACACCTAAATTAAAGGAGAGTACGAAATGAATACAATCATGATTGTAGAAGATGATATGAAAATCGCTGAATTACTGGGAACTCATATAAAAAATATGGATACCAAAGTGTTATTATAGAGGATTTTGAAAATATCTTAGAAATATTTCAAGAGATAAAACCAGATTTAGTGCTATTAGATGTAAATTTACCTAATTTTGACGGTTATTATTGGTGTCGTCAAATTCGAGCTATTTCTACTTGTCCAATTGTATTTCTATCTGCAAGGAGTGGAGAGATGGATCAAGTTATGGCTTTAGAAAATGGTGGTGATGACTACATTACAAAACCTTTTTATTATGAAGTTGTAATGTCTAAAATCCGTAGTCAACTCAGAAGAGCATACGGTGAATATGCTCCTAAAGTAAAAGAACGAATAGTTGAGCAATCAGGATTATTCCTGTTCCCAGAAAGAATGGAACTTCAACTAGATGATAAGACAATTTTACTTACTAGAAAAGAAACAACTTTATTGGAAATATTGATAACAAAGTCTCCGCTCCTTGTAAAACGTGAAGTGATTTTAGAGCAACTATGGGATAGTTCATATATAGACGAGAATACATTGAGTGTAAATATAGGGAGAATTAGAAGGAAGTTGCAAGATTTAGGTATTGAAAACGCACTAGAGACAGTTCGTGGTGCTGGATATCGTTTGCATGCCACTTGGGAGAAGGAAGGAAAGGAATAATGAAATTATTTTTACAAGAACATATTCCACTCATTTGTTATACATTTGCCCAATTGCTTATCATCCTTTTTATATATTGGTTTGATGGGTATCCACATATTTTGACAGCATTATATTCTGTATTTTTGGGTATTTTTTTATTAATAGGTTATCTAATATATCGTTATTATAGTCATCGCTCATTCTACAAGCGTCTATCAACACCAATGGAAACTTTAAATGAGTCAATAAAAGATAGTGATTTGACTCCATTATCAATGGCCTTAGATAAATTACTACAAACTCAATATCAATATTATCAAAACCAATTAAAAAAATGGGAACGAAAACAACAAGAACAAACAACATTTATGAATCAATGGGTTCATCAAATGAAAACACCTCTTTCTGTTATTGAGTTAATTACACAAGATGCAGATGACTCAAGATTTGACAGTATTAATGAAGAAGCGGAAAGAATCAAAAAAGGATTAGAAATGGTCTTATATGTTGCTCGTTTAGAAACATTTGAACAGGATTTTCATGTAGAAAGATTGAAATTATTGGGAATGATTGATTCTGTTATTCATGAAAATAAACGTCTGTTTATACGTAGTTATGTGTATCCAAAAGTAAAAGTAGATCCGAGTCTTATTGTAGAAACAGATAAGAAATGGTTTCGATTTATACTCAATCAAGTATTGTCAAATGCAATTAAATATTCATCAAGTAAGAAAGAGAAAGTAATAGTATCGGCGTATTCAAAAGGACGAGCAATTATTTTGGAAGTAAGAGATTATGGAGTGGGCATTCCTACTGCTGATGTACCACGTGTTTTTAATCCATTTTATACTGGAGAAAATGGTAGGAAATTCAAAGAGTCTACGGGAATGGGATTATATCTTGTTAAAGAAGTATGTAAAAAATTAAATCATAAGATTGAGATAGAATCTGAGGTAGGTAAGGGAACAAAAGTTAGAATCGTATTCCCATATGCCTCTCGTTAACCGATGAAAGGTAGACTTTTCATCGGTTTTTTCTTTTGAATCTTACAAACTTGTTAGATAAATGTTAGGGAAATCGATATGAGACATACTATATATAGGTTACACTTCATGTATCGAAAAGAGAAATGGAAGGTGAAATACTTGTGGAGATACTACATGTTTCAGATTTAGGGAAAGTTTATTCTGGGGAAATTTCTTATACAGCATTATCCCATATTGATTTAAAAATAAACAAAGGTGAATTTGTAGGAATTATGGGACCATCTGGGAGTGGTAAAACAACGCTATTAAATATGGTGTCTACTATAGATGCTCCAACATCAGGAGAAGTATTAATTCATGGAGAAAATCCATATCTGTTATCTCCAGATCAGTTGTCTTTATTTCGAAGACGTGAATTAGGGTTTGTTTTTCAATCATTTAATCTCCTTAATACACTGACAGTGAAAGAAAATATTGTTCTTCCACTTACGCTTGATGGTGTAAGCCCTAGAGAAATGGAAGGGAAAGTGGAAGCTATTGCTGAAAAACTAGGGATAACTGAAATATTAGATAAACGTACGTATGAAATTTCTGGCGGGCAAGCACAAAGAACAGCAATCGCACGAGCTACTATTCATAATCCGAAATTATTACTTGCGGATGAGCCTACAGGAAATCTGGATTCAAAATCTGCTAGTGATGTGATGGGATTATTGACAAAGCTTAATAAAGAAAATAGCACAACGATGATGTTAGTGACACATGATGCAATGGCTGCAAGTTATTGTGATCGCATTGTGTTTATCAAAGATGGACAGTTATACAATGAGATTTATTGTGGAGATAATCGCAAAGTATTCTATCAAAAGATTCTAGAGGTTTTAGCATTATTAGGAGGAAATGCAAATGACTTTTCGACAGTTCGCATTTAATAACGTCATTCGAAGTAAACGAACATATTTGGCTCATTTTTTAAGTAGTACGTTTGCTATTATGATTTTCTTTACTTATGCATTACTTGCATTTCATCCTAATTTACAAGGCGATCTTGCTGCCAGTGTAACAATCAATACATTTGCAAAGTCAGGATTACAGATATCGCAGGGGTTAATATTTTTCTTCTCATTCTTCTTTATCCTATATTCTGTAAGTGCATTTTTAAAAACAAGAAAAAAAGATTTTGGAATTCTAATGCTACATGGGATGTCACCTTCACAGTTGAATAAATTAATATTTATTGAAAATACAATAATTGGAATCGCTTCTATTTTAACAGGAATTACAATTGGAATGGCGTTCTCTAAGTTTATCTTAATTATGAGCAACAATCTGCTAATGATTGATAAAGGACTCCCATTTTACATGCCCTTTAAAGCTATTGGAATAACATTTGGAGCTTTCTTCTTATTATTTTTATTTATTTCACTTTTCACTTCTCGACTAGTAAATGTAGAGCAATTAGTAGAATTAATAAAAGCAGAAGAAAAGCCAAAGCCTGAACCCAAAGCATCCTTTTGGCTGTCTTTATTCGCACTTATTTGTATTGGATTAGGATATACGGGTGTATTCCATAGTGTAAATGCAATTCAATATAAGGATATGAAATATGTATTATTCATGATGGCGACAGGGGTGAGCTTTGTTGTACTTGGAACGTACTTCTTATTTACACAGCTCAGTGTATATGTGTTACGTGCATTAAAGAAAAGGGAAAATATTTTCTTTAAGAAAACAAACATACTCACCATCTCAGATTTAGTGTATCAATTAAAAGATAATGCAAAAATGTTTTTTATGGTCACTATTATATCTGCCGTTGCCTTCACTGCAGTTGGAACTTGTATGGGATTAGGTAACTCATCTATGGCTGAATCGAATAGTCCCTTTGCATTTTCTTATCAGTCCTATAATAATAATCCTTTAGAAAAAGAGCATCTAAAAAAAATAGAAAGCCAACTCAATAATGGTGGGTTTAAATTCAAACAAGTAGCTTATTCAATAAAACAAATTCCAGATACCCTTTATAACAGTAATGTATTATTAAGCGTTATAAAAATAAGTGATTATAATAAGTTAGCTGAGGCATTTGGTTTTGAAAAAGAAAGCTTAAAAAATGAAAATGATAGTATTGTCATACCTGCAAGAAAATTCGCTAATACAAAATCGAATCAAAATAACTTTCGATTGTCGCATAGAAATATAAAAATAGATATGCATGTAAATAAAACACTAACGCCAAAAGAACTACAAGATACAAACATAACGACAATTATTATACCAGACGCAGTATATAATCAAATGATAGTGGATCCAGAGAATTACCGTGGTGAATCCACCATTAATGGTTTTATTGTGAAGGATTGGGAGAACACGAAAAAAGTTGCTGAAAAAATCGTGACTACTCTTCAGAAAGATAATGAAGGTATACATGAGCCTGTATTATACAACGAACAATATAAATTTTCTTCTTTAATATCTACATGGATAGTGATGAAACAAGGTTTTGGACTTGCATCCATCATGAGTGTATTAATAGGCATTGTTTTCTTTACGTTTGCTGCAAGCTTTTTATATTTCCGATTATATACAGACTTAGAACGAAATCAGCAGCAATATAAAATGATAGCAAAAGTTGGTTTAAGTAAACCTGAATTAAAGAAAATTGTGTCACGTCAACTTGCATTGTTATTCTTTTTACCAATTGCAATAGCGATTACACATAGTACAGTTGCTTTTATGGCCTTACAAAAGTTAGCTAATTTTTCAGTCTTGGGTAGTTCCGTTATGGTATTAATTTGTTTCTTAGTTTTGCAAATTATATACTTTTACTTTGTTCGATCTCAATACTTGAAAAAAATGTATAAAACGATTTTTTAATTTAAATATAATTAAAAGAAGGAGAATATAGATTGAAAAAAAGAATTGGATTATTAATAGTAGCTAGTATTTCGATTACCATGTTAGGAGCATGTTCATTATTTGGTACAAAAGACTCTCCAGCAAATGGGCTTTCAATAGAGGTAGAGCAGTTAAATGAACAAACAAGAAATTCTATAATTGACTCATACAAAGATATAACAACCTCACAAGACCTATATCAATTAAAAGAAGGGACTATAGATAATAATAAGCTTGACATAAAGCTACCGACTAAATTTGGGGATTCTATGGATACTGCTACTAGTAATTTACTATTTATTAGTAGAACAACTGCTGAAAAAATGAATAAAAAGGGACTTATTCGTGAAAGGGATAATAACGAGGGGCTCCTATCTTCAGTCCCTCTTGATTCGTTACCAAAAATAGAAAAAGATGAAACTATCATATTTGCAAATAAAGAATATAAAGACTTGAAAGAACTAACATTTGATGAGAAAAAAATGAATGTTCAATATAAAGGGGATGTATGGCTATCTCCATATCGTGGTGGATCCAACGTAATCCTATTAATTGTAGATGATACATTATTTAAAGAAATAAATGGGAAAGAAAAAACTAGACAGATTCTATCTTTTAATAAATCTTTTGGAAATCATAATTTACTCAATCAAGGG
Encoded here:
- a CDS encoding acyltransferase encodes the protein MSKRIKELDSIRGLAALTVVFGHFCLMLPSLPNSIKFSPLRFLWAGGEAVIVFYVLSGFVLSMALYHSKTNYWGYLIKRFVRIYIPYYFWIIITFALFILFSPYEVAGLRDWFYDRWQGSITKLDIINHFVLLNNFFTENYNPVIWSLAQEMRISIVFPLLFLLFYKLSWKKTILIALSFSLISVFLNMLHIGKAEGFYNGYADTLHFTSMFMVGMLLFKHQEKLIYSYRNMKKFNKGFLIALGIILYLYSILIYGISRNDTTFLLKDWGVVMGVSIFIIMAMSNLKVKVFLNKSVFVYLGEISYSIYLCHFPIMMVLFKLLYTKIPIFLLLTLCITMTLLFSIISYHLIEKKCINWAKQRTTNFRKKV
- a CDS encoding VanZ family protein, with the translated sequence MNFISELLVNVAIPTIQLTFLLLLIFVFSYFVVYKKVCKGGGEFTVQQIILFILIIGYYSLALSATSFGRPDDITFARTIDFDVLSVYKKAWNTFSFSSFFHIIVNIGMLFPLGILLPLVSNVFQKTKWMLISSIIASLLIETLEFTMQRGSMELADLLHNTLGMMLGYSMVNIVLILLKKKETDIQMIKYLFLPITVSFVALGIMISYQMKEFGNTPLDPITKIDMTDVTIKTSIELKDEGKKMPVYKEEIPNMSDDNEPVTKKLHIRDVEILSPKEAFQKLKQGDFDPIISFKAGDTLVITDYNIDYHADSKGFSQPIYVFQVRLNDNDKDSWSQPISARK
- a CDS encoding SGNH/GDSL hydrolase family protein, translating into MWKRFVAIGDSFTEGIGDEVEGIALKSWVDHFVQLCISDIEYANFAKRGLVTKEIRSQQLEKAVTFNPDLVSLIAGANDVLKGRWNHEAYKNDMEFMIDTLSKTDADIMIANLPDFTVRLPFSSEKKQVLKEQLLEANEVILSLSREYKLHHVDFWNHHLVNDNTLWSTDLIHPNSKGYVKVAELIFSSLPVQKTE
- a CDS encoding FtsX-like permease family protein, which translates into the protein MTFRQLAFNNVLRNKRIYLGHFFSSTFAVMIFFTYGLLVFHPNLQGELTHASTIMNTFGKIGFQLSYYLIFVFSFLFIFYSVSAFLKHRKKEFGLLMLHGMSHQQLHRLIFFENMLIGIPSILAGIGIGMIFSKLFLLISGSLLGIENTLAFYFPLKSMGVTAISFFVLFLLISLFTSKMVKMNELVELIKSEEKPKPEPKASVWISLLAIILIGAGYSAVHYCIVAVDFMSLKQLLLLVGVGVLLIVCGTYFFFTQLCVYVIYTLKNRETTFFKRTNLLVISELAFRMKDNARTFFIVTIISAVSFTAIGVCTAIANPELAKSATPYAFTYQSDKGNTQEKSHIEEIKKQLKESGFSYKLVATKFKRAQNGAMLINLSTYNEYAKKLGYEIEKLTNETESIAILPKKNYTSAEDRKTLELKHGELEVPLSVQKTIYIPEFAEIEKPFIVSDAVYSKVLNIQHEGVLRDYTIYGFIIKKWPETSAISTKLMKSIGTSQDDFYIFSSLYLKWLELKQQNGLLSISSVLVGIVFFVFTLSFLYFRLFTDLERDKEQYQMISKLGLSHSELKKIVTRQMMLLFFLPIVVAMAHSSFAFLTFHQLGQTVSREISVIQSSIVVLISFICMQIIYFLIIRNHYLKRICTKIYL
- a CDS encoding HAMP domain-containing sensor histidine kinase, whose amino-acid sequence is MKLFLQEHIPLICYTFAQLLIILFIYWFDGYPHILTALYSVFLGIFLLIGYLIYRYYSHRSFYKRLSTPMETLNESIKDSDLTPLSMALDKLLQTQYQYYQNQLKKWERKQQEQTTFMNQWVHQMKTPLSVIELITQDADDSRFDSINEEAERIKKGLEMVLYVARLETFEQDFHVERLKLLGMIDSVIHENKRLFIRSYVYPKVKVDPSLIVETDKKWFRFILNQVLSNAIKYSSSKKEKVIVSAYSKGRAIILEVRDYGVGIPTADVPRVFNPFYTGENGRKFKESTGMGLYLVKEVCKKLNHKIEIESEVGKGTKVRIVFPYASR
- a CDS encoding ABC transporter ATP-binding protein gives rise to the protein MEILHVSDLGKVYSGEISYTALSHIDLKINKGEFVGIMGPSGSGKTTLLNMVSTIDAPTSGEVLIHGENPYLLSPDQLSLFRRRELGFVFQSFNLLNTLTVKENIVLPLTLDGVSPREMEGKVEAIAEKLGITEILDKRTYEISGGQAQRTAIARATIHNPKLLLADEPTGNLDSKSASDVMGLLTKLNKENSTTMMLVTHDAMAASYCDRIVFIKDGQLYNEIYCGDNRKVFYQKILEVLALLGGNANDFSTVRI
- a CDS encoding FtsX-like permease family protein, with the protein product MTFRQFAFNNVIRSKRTYLAHFLSSTFAIMIFFTYALLAFHPNLQGDLAASVTINTFAKSGLQISQGLIFFFSFFFILYSVSAFLKTRKKDFGILMLHGMSPSQLNKLIFIENTIIGIASILTGITIGMAFSKFILIMSNNLLMIDKGLPFYMPFKAIGITFGAFFLLFLFISLFTSRLVNVEQLVELIKAEEKPKPEPKASFWLSLFALICIGLGYTGVFHSVNAIQYKDMKYVLFMMATGVSFVVLGTYFLFTQLSVYVLRALKKRENIFFKKTNILTISDLVYQLKDNAKMFFMVTIISAVAFTAVGTCMGLGNSSMAESNSPFAFSYQSYNNNPLEKEHLKKIESQLNNGGFKFKQVAYSIKQIPDTLYNSNVLLSVIKISDYNKLAEAFGFEKESLKNENDSIVIPARKFANTKSNQNNFRLSHRNIKIDMHVNKTLTPKELQDTNITTIIIPDAVYNQMIVDPENYRGESTINGFIVKDWENTKKVAEKIVTTLQKDNEGIHEPVLYNEQYKFSSLISTWIVMKQGFGLASIMSVLIGIVFFTFAASFLYFRLYTDLERNQQQYKMIAKVGLSKPELKKIVSRQLALLFFLPIAIAITHSTVAFMALQKLANFSVLGSSVMVLICFLVLQIIYFYFVRSQYLKKMYKTIF